A portion of the Cyanobacteria bacterium FACHB-DQ100 genome contains these proteins:
- a CDS encoding ATP-binding protein, producing MFQQEHLSVNSNLTVLNHVQRWFEGFWHQHDPHFPRRDNQLHRLNLALAEGFTNAVRHAHSGLSNDTSIDIEVALHDDRMEIQIWDWGQPFDPNNIREPQPGTLQEGGYGWFLLRRLADEVSYDRQGQRNCLRIVKYTPESRTAQVSNSC from the coding sequence ATGTTTCAGCAAGAGCATCTGTCAGTTAACAGTAATCTTACCGTATTGAACCACGTCCAAAGGTGGTTCGAGGGATTTTGGCATCAGCATGACCCTCACTTTCCCCGTCGCGACAATCAGCTTCACCGTCTTAACCTCGCTTTGGCAGAAGGATTCACGAATGCAGTGCGCCACGCTCATTCCGGACTTTCAAATGACACCTCGATTGACATTGAGGTCGCCCTACACGACGATCGTATGGAAATCCAGATCTGGGATTGGGGACAACCTTTTGATCCCAACAATATCCGAGAACCCCAGCCCGGAACTCTACAGGAAGGAGGATATGGCTGGTTCTTGCTGCGCCGCTTAGCCGATGAAGTGAGCTACGATCGCCAGGGACAGCGGAACTGCCTCAGAATTGTAAAGTACACTCCCGAAAGTCGAACGGCTCAGGTGTCGAATTCGTGTTGA